In one Natronosalvus amylolyticus genomic region, the following are encoded:
- a CDS encoding carbonic anhydrase: MCPPKDSTADDSTDEVSSTLLELLEGNDQHVAGLEDDYFDGLQSKQRPDVVSICCSDSRVSQEGMWALDRPGAVFTPSNIGNQAWDDHEGERIVDGSLLYPVHYAGTEAIAVVGHTGCGAVTAAYQAATGGNLPEPVGVGKWVDMLVPVIEEGLESDLVDTEDETTGDSLEEFEIINQLVEYNVDYQISFVTESDDVPEGVDTFGFVYDFHGVYGDGQGRAYLVNYNGETKPSAIEAMLPDGHAGVTRSLLY; encoded by the coding sequence ATGTGTCCACCGAAGGATTCTACAGCGGACGATTCGACTGACGAAGTCAGTTCGACACTGCTCGAGTTGCTCGAAGGGAACGACCAACACGTTGCGGGCCTCGAGGATGATTACTTCGACGGTTTGCAGTCGAAACAACGCCCTGATGTGGTGTCGATCTGCTGTTCGGATTCGAGAGTCTCACAGGAAGGGATGTGGGCGCTCGATCGACCGGGAGCAGTGTTCACCCCCAGTAACATCGGCAATCAGGCATGGGACGATCACGAAGGCGAACGAATCGTCGACGGGAGCCTCCTCTATCCCGTCCACTATGCGGGAACGGAGGCGATTGCCGTCGTCGGCCACACTGGCTGTGGCGCAGTAACCGCAGCCTATCAGGCTGCAACTGGAGGCAATCTCCCGGAACCGGTCGGTGTTGGCAAGTGGGTCGACATGCTCGTCCCTGTCATCGAAGAAGGGCTCGAGAGTGATCTCGTCGATACCGAAGACGAAACCACGGGTGACTCTCTCGAAGAGTTCGAAATCATCAATCAGCTCGTCGAGTACAACGTCGACTATCAGATTTCGTTTGTAACCGAATCAGACGATGTACCAGAAGGTGTCGACACGTTCGGCTTCGTCTACGATTTCCACGGTGTGTACGGTGATGGACAGGGCCGTGCGTATCTCGTCAACTACAACGGTGAGACGAAGCCGTCTGCAATCGAAGCGATGCTCCCCGACGGTCACGCGGGCGTCACACGAAGTCTCCTCTACTGA
- a CDS encoding cupin domain-containing protein — MSHSTPTEAVIRRGDEIEYETVEAADGLEKGVLIADEHGAPNFAIRRFTLEAGSEVPKHTNAVEHEQYVLEGSYVVGIGDDEHTVEAGDSLLIPAGVPHWYRNEGDDQGAFLCAVPNGDDAIELVE, encoded by the coding sequence ATGTCCCATTCGACACCAACTGAAGCGGTTATTCGCCGCGGAGACGAAATCGAATACGAAACCGTCGAGGCAGCCGATGGACTCGAAAAAGGGGTCCTTATCGCGGATGAACACGGTGCCCCCAATTTCGCCATCCGCCGGTTTACCCTCGAAGCCGGTTCGGAAGTACCCAAACACACCAACGCGGTCGAACACGAACAGTACGTCCTCGAGGGATCGTACGTGGTCGGAATCGGCGACGACGAACACACGGTCGAAGCCGGGGATAGCCTCCTGATTCCGGCCGGCGTCCCCCACTGGTATCGAAACGAGGGTGACGACCAGGGGGCGTTCCTCTGTGCCGTTCCCAACGGTGACGATGCCATCGAACTGGTCGAATAA
- a CDS encoding helix-turn-helix transcriptional regulator — protein MNGRVGVTVLVTLFVFASIGPVAGVHGATETGVSQPESFTFQQDQIDADEVRMDVFVRADGTAEWTLEFWVRLDDDESETAFESLQSDIQADPDNYTATMADRMRETAATASDATDREMSVDSFEVETQRQSLAREYGIVRYTFDWHGFAVVDDETIRAGDAIEGIYLDEGTRLLFEWPEEYDLETAAPEPDDERDQVVIWRGGDTDFVSGEPRVVLTTGTGWLGMAPLVAIALAVVGAGVYGVWWYSRRDRSVDPSEVPGTDSGTQSASDPSRADTEAEPSVDHAEKPTSESEAGTDRSEPPNAAAVDTTLLSNEEQVIRLLEERGGRLKQQTVVEELGWTDAKTSKVVTGLRESGELESFRLGRENVLSLPESDEASGSSEDVDVGGEGGEGGEQE, from the coding sequence ATGAACGGTCGTGTCGGTGTAACAGTGCTGGTCACGCTGTTTGTTTTCGCCAGTATCGGTCCGGTTGCCGGCGTTCACGGTGCGACCGAAACTGGCGTTTCACAGCCGGAATCGTTCACGTTCCAGCAGGACCAGATCGACGCGGACGAGGTCCGGATGGACGTCTTCGTCCGGGCCGATGGAACTGCGGAGTGGACACTCGAGTTCTGGGTTCGTCTCGACGACGACGAGAGCGAGACGGCGTTCGAATCGTTGCAGTCGGATATTCAGGCGGATCCTGACAACTACACCGCCACGATGGCCGATCGGATGAGAGAGACGGCCGCAACTGCGAGTGACGCGACGGATCGAGAGATGAGTGTCGACAGCTTCGAGGTGGAAACACAGCGCCAGTCGCTCGCTCGCGAGTACGGTATCGTTCGGTACACCTTCGACTGGCACGGGTTCGCCGTGGTCGACGATGAGACGATCCGAGCGGGCGACGCTATCGAGGGCATCTACCTGGACGAAGGCACGCGGTTGCTCTTCGAGTGGCCCGAGGAATACGACCTCGAGACGGCCGCTCCCGAACCCGACGACGAACGCGATCAAGTGGTTATCTGGCGGGGTGGCGACACCGATTTCGTCTCCGGAGAGCCTCGCGTTGTTCTCACTACGGGGACTGGCTGGCTCGGAATGGCTCCCCTCGTCGCCATCGCGCTCGCGGTCGTGGGTGCCGGGGTTTACGGAGTCTGGTGGTACAGTCGACGCGACCGGAGCGTTGATCCCAGTGAGGTGCCTGGAACGGACTCAGGCACGCAATCTGCGTCCGATCCGTCACGAGCAGATACCGAGGCGGAGCCATCAGTGGATCACGCCGAGAAACCGACAAGTGAATCCGAAGCCGGTACAGATCGGTCAGAACCACCCAACGCTGCAGCAGTTGATACGACCCTGCTCAGTAACGAAGAGCAAGTTATCCGGTTGCTCGAGGAACGCGGTGGACGGCTGAAACAACAGACTGTGGTCGAAGAACTCGGCTGGACCGACGCCAAAACGAGCAAGGTGGTTACTGGGCTCCGTGAGTCTGGAGAACTCGAGTCGTTCCGCCTCGGTCGAGAAAACGTTCTGTCGCTGCCGGAGTCAGACGAGGCGAGTGGATCGTCCGAGGATGTCGACGTCGGCGGCGAGGGCGGCGAGGGCGGCGAGCAGGAGTAG
- a CDS encoding DEAD/DEAH box helicase, which produces MSKQVPEVETLFCHETGSDYLVVVTRDGKRLFRAKLGLSETSAGPRPAKFRVKRGSSEEPRQPDEFVDLARRASRIRISEQTSKSGREALLEMFAGYQLDDKAKAVRTCRYCASSGRYSPITTETAIKSDDDWICTDCASRELERELSYVGNVTGAAKDRLEELMLEVQDLERITNLLKGRLDPDLTKFDTISATTDEVDPVGVDTLNLHPGLQNLLEDRFDTLLPVQSLSVENGLFDGDDQLVVSATATGKTLVGELAGLNRVLNGKGKLLFLVPLVALANQKYDDFQDEYGHLVNVSIRVGASRIADSGNQFDPNADVIVGTYEGIDHALRTGKDLGDIGTVVIDEVHTLKEPERGHRLDGLISRLKYTCEKRQQARDSYGGAQWIYLSATVGNAEQLGAALEATLIEFEERPVPIERHVTFADGREKVNVENKLVRRAFDTESSKGYRGQTIIFTNSRRRCHEISRKLEYNAAPYHAGLDYKRRKRVEQMFADQELAAVVTTAALAAGVDFPASQVIFDSLAMGIEWLSVQEFHQMLGRAGRPDYHDKGTVYVLVEPDCSYHNSMEMTEDEVAFKLLKGEMEPVMTQYDEAGAIEETLANITVSGKAAKSLNDRMLGEVPTTHAIGKLLEYEFIDGFTPTPLGRVVTEHFLSPGQAFAIIDGIRKGAHPYDLVADIELRDQRL; this is translated from the coding sequence GTGTCAAAGCAGGTCCCCGAGGTCGAGACGCTCTTTTGCCACGAAACTGGGAGTGACTACCTCGTCGTCGTCACTCGAGATGGCAAACGACTCTTTCGCGCCAAACTCGGCCTCTCGGAGACCTCAGCGGGCCCGCGACCGGCCAAATTCCGCGTCAAACGCGGCTCGAGCGAGGAACCACGCCAACCCGACGAGTTCGTCGACCTGGCTCGTCGCGCCTCCCGGATCCGTATCTCCGAACAGACCTCAAAAAGCGGGCGAGAGGCTCTCCTGGAAATGTTCGCGGGATACCAACTCGATGACAAAGCAAAAGCCGTCCGGACCTGCCGCTACTGTGCGTCCTCGGGCCGGTACTCACCGATCACGACCGAGACGGCGATCAAGAGCGACGACGACTGGATCTGTACCGACTGTGCTTCTCGCGAACTCGAGCGTGAACTCTCCTACGTCGGCAACGTCACCGGTGCCGCCAAGGATCGACTCGAGGAACTCATGCTCGAGGTACAAGACCTCGAGCGAATCACAAATCTACTCAAGGGCCGCCTCGATCCCGATCTTACCAAGTTCGACACTATCTCGGCGACCACCGACGAGGTGGACCCGGTCGGCGTCGACACCCTGAACCTGCATCCCGGTCTCCAGAACCTCCTCGAGGATCGATTCGATACCTTGCTTCCGGTTCAGAGCCTGTCGGTCGAAAACGGATTGTTTGACGGGGACGACCAACTCGTCGTGAGTGCAACGGCGACCGGGAAAACGCTCGTGGGGGAACTCGCCGGACTCAATCGCGTCCTCAACGGGAAGGGGAAACTCCTCTTTCTCGTCCCGCTCGTCGCGCTGGCCAACCAGAAATACGACGACTTTCAGGACGAATACGGCCACCTCGTCAATGTCTCGATTCGCGTAGGGGCGAGTCGGATTGCCGACTCCGGTAACCAGTTTGACCCTAACGCGGACGTCATCGTGGGCACCTACGAGGGAATCGACCACGCCCTCCGGACCGGAAAGGACCTTGGTGACATCGGCACCGTCGTCATCGACGAAGTCCACACCTTGAAAGAACCCGAGCGAGGCCACCGGCTCGATGGACTCATCTCGAGGCTTAAATACACCTGCGAGAAACGCCAGCAAGCGCGGGATAGCTACGGTGGAGCGCAGTGGATCTATCTCTCGGCGACCGTCGGAAACGCCGAACAGCTGGGAGCCGCACTCGAGGCGACGCTCATCGAGTTCGAAGAGCGTCCGGTCCCCATCGAACGCCACGTCACGTTTGCTGACGGCCGGGAGAAGGTGAACGTCGAGAACAAACTCGTCAGGCGTGCGTTCGATACGGAATCTTCCAAGGGATATCGCGGACAGACGATTATCTTCACTAACTCTCGACGACGCTGTCACGAGATTTCGCGCAAACTCGAGTATAACGCGGCTCCGTATCACGCGGGGCTCGATTACAAGCGGCGCAAACGGGTCGAACAGATGTTTGCCGACCAGGAACTGGCGGCAGTCGTCACCACGGCAGCGCTCGCTGCGGGGGTGGACTTCCCGGCCTCACAGGTCATTTTCGACTCACTGGCGATGGGTATCGAGTGGCTTTCGGTCCAGGAGTTCCATCAAATGCTCGGCCGAGCCGGGCGACCTGACTACCACGACAAAGGAACCGTGTACGTCCTGGTCGAACCCGACTGTAGCTATCACAACTCGATGGAGATGACCGAAGACGAGGTCGCGTTCAAACTCCTCAAAGGGGAGATGGAACCGGTGATGACTCAGTACGACGAAGCGGGTGCCATCGAGGAAACCCTGGCCAACATCACTGTCAGCGGCAAAGCTGCCAAATCCCTCAACGATCGAATGCTCGGCGAGGTGCCGACGACCCACGCTATCGGTAAACTCCTCGAGTACGAGTTCATCGACGGATTCACCCCGACGCCGCTCGGGCGCGTGGTGACCGAACACTTCCTCTCGCCCGGCCAGGCGTTCGCTATCATCGACGGAATTCGAAAAGGCGCTCATCCGTACGATTTGGTTGCCGACATCGAACTGCGTGACCAACGTCTCTAG
- a CDS encoding DUF7504 family protein translates to MDQSIPESVSPPSNVLLVHRSSTTADACQTLCHHEKGSQTAALRVTFSSDTLENSPHGTANPTKIGAISVGDVLRGATTARSTGGTHGEPDFTGDVVFDAITDPTDLSAIGVSVSRFCEQWGSEYQLTVCFQSLDALLNHAPPKTVFQFIHVLTNRLSSVDALAHFHLDPGAHEDRIVSTFGSIFDEVVVDDSVHSDVPQATDEDIAALLGEWDDPTEWATIEPTVGQEATDDDVARVLED, encoded by the coding sequence ATGGACCAAAGTATCCCCGAGTCAGTTTCGCCACCGTCGAACGTGTTGCTCGTCCATCGATCGAGCACTACTGCAGACGCCTGTCAGACTCTCTGTCACCACGAAAAAGGCTCTCAGACGGCAGCACTCAGGGTGACGTTTTCGAGTGATACACTCGAGAACTCACCACACGGAACCGCCAACCCGACAAAAATAGGTGCTATTTCGGTTGGCGATGTCCTTCGTGGTGCAACGACTGCACGGTCAACGGGTGGGACACACGGAGAACCGGATTTCACCGGCGATGTCGTCTTCGATGCGATCACTGATCCGACCGATCTCTCCGCGATTGGCGTCTCTGTCAGTCGATTTTGCGAACAGTGGGGAAGTGAATACCAACTAACAGTCTGTTTTCAATCACTGGATGCGCTCTTGAACCACGCACCGCCAAAGACGGTGTTTCAATTCATCCACGTACTCACGAACCGACTCTCGAGTGTCGACGCACTCGCGCACTTCCACCTCGACCCAGGTGCACACGAAGATCGCATTGTCTCCACGTTCGGGTCGATTTTCGACGAGGTGGTCGTCGACGACAGCGTCCACAGCGACGTCCCGCAAGCAACGGATGAAGATATCGCTGCACTACTTGGCGAGTGGGATGACCCAACCGAGTGGGCAACTATTGAGCCAACCGTGGGTCAGGAGGCCACCGACGATGACGTCGCCCGCGTTCTCGAGGATTGA
- a CDS encoding cold-shock protein yields the protein MAKGTVDFFNDTGGYGFIETEDADDDVFFHMEDVGGPDLEEGQEIEFDIEQAPKGPRATNVERL from the coding sequence ATGGCGAAAGGAACCGTTGATTTCTTCAACGACACTGGCGGCTACGGATTCATCGAGACTGAGGATGCGGACGACGACGTTTTCTTCCACATGGAAGACGTTGGCGGCCCGGACCTGGAAGAAGGACAGGAGATCGAGTTCGACATCGAGCAGGCCCCCAAAGGCCCACGCGCGACGAACGTCGAGCGCCTGTAA